In Halococcus saccharolyticus DSM 5350, the following are encoded in one genomic region:
- a CDS encoding thioredoxin domain-containing protein, with protein sequence MNATERNRLEEEGSPYLRQHADNPVNWQPWDDDALAAARERDVPIFLSIGYSACHWCHVMEDESFEDEAVAERLNDDFVPIKVDREERPDLDRLYQTICGMVSGQGGWPLSVWLTPDGRPFYVGTYFPRDAKRGQPGFLDLLDSIAESWEDDREDVEGRADQWAGAMAGELEATPEQPGDPPGSDLLETAAQQAVESADREYGGFGRGQKFPQTGRLHLLMRAAERTGRAVFDEVARETLDAMADGGLRDHVGGGFHRYTTDREWTVPHFEKMLYDNAELVRAYLAGYRRTEAERYAEVARETLGFVERELHHPDGGFFSTLDAQSEDESGEHEEGAFYVWTPDEVHDAVDDEFAADLFCERYGVTETGNFEDGTTVLTLSADIEDLADEHDTTAEEIEAELERARETVFAARAERARPARDEKILAGWNGLMISAFAEAGLTLDARFADTAVTALDFIREHLWDDEEKRLQRRYKDEDVKIDGYLEDYAFLARGALNCYEATGDVDHLAFALDLARTIETEFWDSEEETLYFTPQTGESLVARPQELDDQSTPSSTGVAVDVLLALDHFTPDDRFEGIATTSLETHAKTVESSPLRRASLALAADRHAAGSLEWTVVSDGVPDAWRERIGRSYLPRRLLARRPPSDKELATWCDRLGLDDPPAIWADRDQRDGEPTAYVCRSFTCSPPQTDIEDALSWVERLASDTDADPESTPADDRSR encoded by the coding sequence ATGAACGCCACCGAGCGAAATCGATTGGAGGAGGAGGGGAGTCCGTATCTCCGCCAGCACGCCGACAACCCCGTCAACTGGCAGCCGTGGGACGACGACGCGCTGGCGGCAGCCCGCGAGCGCGACGTCCCGATCTTCCTCTCGATCGGCTACTCGGCGTGTCACTGGTGTCACGTCATGGAAGACGAGAGCTTCGAGGACGAGGCGGTAGCCGAGCGACTCAACGACGACTTCGTTCCGATCAAGGTCGATCGCGAGGAGCGGCCCGATCTCGACCGACTCTATCAGACGATCTGCGGGATGGTCTCGGGCCAGGGTGGGTGGCCGCTGTCGGTGTGGCTCACGCCCGACGGTCGACCGTTCTACGTCGGCACGTACTTCCCTCGCGACGCGAAGCGCGGCCAGCCCGGCTTCCTCGACCTGCTCGACTCGATCGCGGAGTCGTGGGAAGACGACCGCGAGGACGTCGAGGGTCGCGCCGACCAGTGGGCGGGTGCGATGGCCGGCGAGCTGGAGGCGACGCCCGAGCAGCCAGGCGACCCACCAGGCAGCGACCTGCTCGAAACCGCCGCCCAGCAGGCAGTCGAGAGCGCCGATCGCGAGTATGGGGGGTTCGGTCGCGGCCAGAAGTTCCCCCAGACGGGCCGGCTCCATCTCCTCATGCGAGCTGCCGAACGAACAGGGAGAGCGGTCTTCGACGAGGTCGCCCGCGAGACGCTCGACGCGATGGCCGATGGCGGGTTGCGAGATCACGTCGGCGGCGGCTTCCACCGGTACACCACCGACCGCGAGTGGACGGTGCCCCACTTCGAGAAGATGCTCTACGACAACGCCGAACTCGTCCGGGCGTACCTCGCGGGCTACCGCCGGACAGAGGCTGAACGCTACGCCGAGGTCGCCCGCGAGACCTTGGGATTCGTCGAACGCGAGCTCCACCACCCCGACGGGGGATTTTTCAGCACGCTCGACGCTCAGAGCGAGGACGAATCCGGCGAACACGAAGAGGGGGCGTTCTACGTCTGGACGCCCGACGAAGTTCACGACGCGGTCGACGACGAGTTCGCGGCCGACCTGTTCTGCGAGCGCTACGGCGTCACCGAGACGGGGAACTTCGAGGACGGAACGACGGTGTTGACACTCAGTGCCGACATCGAGGACTTAGCCGACGAGCACGACACCACTGCCGAGGAGATCGAGGCGGAACTCGAACGCGCCCGCGAGACGGTGTTCGCAGCACGAGCCGAGCGCGCACGTCCGGCACGCGACGAGAAAATTCTGGCGGGATGGAACGGCCTGATGATCTCGGCGTTCGCCGAGGCTGGGCTCACGCTCGACGCGCGCTTCGCCGACACCGCCGTTACGGCGCTCGACTTCATTCGCGAACACCTGTGGGACGACGAGGAAAAGCGCCTCCAGCGGCGGTACAAGGACGAGGACGTGAAGATCGACGGCTACCTCGAAGACTACGCGTTCCTCGCGCGCGGCGCGCTCAACTGCTACGAGGCGACCGGCGATGTCGACCACCTCGCGTTCGCGCTCGACCTCGCGCGCACGATCGAGACGGAGTTCTGGGACTCAGAGGAGGAGACGCTCTACTTCACCCCGCAGACGGGGGAGTCGCTCGTCGCGCGGCCTCAGGAGCTCGACGACCAGTCGACGCCCTCCAGCACCGGGGTGGCGGTCGACGTCCTGCTCGCGCTGGACCACTTCACTCCCGACGATCGTTTCGAGGGGATCGCCACAACGTCCCTCGAAACCCACGCCAAGACCGTCGAATCGAGTCCGCTCCGGCGCGCGTCGCTCGCGCTCGCGGCCGATCGTCACGCCGCCGGGTCGCTCGAATGGACGGTCGTGAGTGATGGGGTCCCCGACGCCTGGCGCGAGCGGATCGGTCGAAGCTACCTCCCGCGTCGACTCCTCGCGCGGCGACCACCTTCCGACAAGGAACTCGCCACGTGGTGCGACCGGCTCGGACTCGACGACCCGCCGGCGATCTGGGCCGATCGGGACCAGCGCGACGGCGAGCCCACGGCGTACGTCTGTCGGTCGTTCACCTGCTCGCCGCCGCAGACCGACATCGAGGACGCGCTGTCGTGGGTAGAACGGCTCGCGTCCGACACGGATGCGGACCCAGAATCGACTCCAGCGGACGACCGTTCGCGTTAG
- a CDS encoding thioredoxin family protein, which yields MSLETMSPNPVWNPAGYEDAIDAVGEHADKLTVRVWGGDWCKDCRAILPDFAAALDEAGVPENRIEEYALDQDKQGELVAEYDIEYIPTVVIERDGEEVARFVEDEPEPPIVHLAEQLDAPEPTN from the coding sequence ATGAGTCTCGAAACGATGTCGCCGAACCCGGTCTGGAACCCCGCGGGCTACGAGGACGCGATCGACGCCGTCGGCGAACACGCCGACAAACTCACCGTCCGGGTCTGGGGTGGCGACTGGTGTAAGGACTGCCGGGCCATCCTGCCGGATTTCGCGGCGGCGCTCGACGAGGCTGGCGTCCCCGAGAACCGGATCGAGGAGTACGCACTGGATCAGGACAAGCAGGGCGAACTGGTCGCCGAATACGACATCGAATACATCCCCACGGTCGTCATCGAGCGCGACGGCGAGGAGGTCGCACGGTTCGTGGAGGACGAACCCGAACCGCCGATCGTCCACCTCGCCGAACAGCTCGACGCGCCCGAGCCGACGAACTAA